The genomic interval TGCGCCTGGTCGAACTGACTCTATTCTTGCAGTAAGTAACTTGACTGGATATTCATCTGAATCATTGGAGAGTTTCGATAATTTACACCGGCTTCTACTACTTGCTGCACGTGTTGTTATTGCCATAATAAATAAAAGAGAGGATGTTGTACTTCTTCACCTTTGGTGTATTGCTCCTCCTGGCACCACCGAATCAACTTGGTGGAGAACTTTTCAGTCTCGGTTACGTAGAGATGATCGTTTTTGCCCAAAAGATATATGGCTGCCCTCACCTGCGCCTGATAAGTGGGAGGACGAAGCGGTAGATTTTTTCAAAAAAGGGCCTCTTGCAACCCCGTGGCAATCAGTAAGTGATCGAGATGAAAGTGGAATAAATTTACTTCAATCACTCTATGAAGGCTCAGAGTGTAGCAAGTTAAGTCGGAGCTTTATTGAAGATTTCGACAAGATTGTGCGTGGCTTGGGCACATATGATGATCATGAAAACGCGGCTATACAGCTTTTCGAACTTTTTGGTCTTTCAATTGATTGGAGTGATTTAAAATGAACGATTCAACTGGTAACAAGCAGAAAGGTGTTCGTCTAAAATCCGTTTCTATAACAGGAATTAGGGGTGTAGGTTCAGAACCAATTGAGTTTAGTTGTGGTTCCGACGTTACTATTCTAACTGGAGCAAATGGTCTTGGTAAATCAAGTATTGTAGCGGGCATACAATTATCGCTTACTAACCAATTGCGGAGGAATGGTGTTGATTTAAAAGAAAAAGAGATTCGCAGTAACGAAATTAATAATGATGAATCGGTTTCGGCGGCACTTGAATTTTTGGATTTAGAAAGTGAAATTGTCCGTTCTGTTTGGGAAAGTAATAATTCTAATGAGCATAAATGGCAAGCGGAGGAACTTTGTAAATTATGTTATGATGAGAGGGTTGATCCTGCGGTGATTTCTAATAGATTTTTGCTCACCCATTTCTTGCCTCAAACCTGGGGAGATCAATTTCATCATTTAAAACAAGGTGACCGCCAAAGAATGTTGTTAGAACAGGTTCGAGTATCGGACCTTAGTTTGGGTCTTGATTCTTTAAAAAGTAATCGTCGAGTTGGCCGCGCAATTATACAACTAAAAGACAAGCTCATTTCTTCAAAAGAAGCAGCTGAAAATAGATTGACGTCTTGGACTCGAAGCGTGAATCGTTGGAATGAACAAAAACAACAGCTGGCACCTTTAGAAATGTCTTCCAGAGAGGGGCTTGTCTCCTCGCTTCAAGAACTGGCTAAATCATACAACATTGATTCACAGTCAGAAGATATTAGGTTGCTTTGCCAGGAGTTAAACAATGTTATCAGTTCAGAAAAATTAGAAATACATCAATCGCTCGATAAATTAAACGACGCCCATTTAGTAGCACAAGACTGGGAAGAGCAGGTTGAAAGTCATTCTAATAACAGTAAAGAACTCGGTGAATTTAACGCAACGAAAGGTCAAATATTAGATGAGTTGTCCAAGTTAGAGTCTTTGCTAATTAGAGATGCTAAGGACGCGGCGGAGGCGTTTCGTCTTGCTCAAGAACAAGTGGAGCAGTGTGAATATAAGGAGAAGGTTGCCACTCAAGCGCTCGAAAAATTACGTGAAGCAAACGATGAGCTTACGGGTATATTGTCTCAACTACGGCAACGTCATATCCATATAAATAACGAAAGTTTTGAAGTATGTCCCGTTTGTGACTCTGAGTTTGAAATTGGTATTCTGGAAGGAAAAATTTCGGGGAAATTGGCTCATAATTTAGACTCGAGTTTGTCGGAAGCAGAAAGTTATTTGAAAATTTGTGTGTCAGAGAATCGTGCTGCTCAAAATAGAAAAATTGAGTGTGAGACTAGGCTTGATAGAATTGATTCAGAGATTTTGACATTACAATGGTTAGTCGGTCCATTTTCGGAAACGGAGTCTATTTCAACGACCAAACTAAATGACTTGGTTTCAAGTCCTCGATTAGCTGAATACCCGATTGAGTCATATATTACTCAGCTTCGGAAATTACGTGAGCAGATAAAAGTGTGTCATTCTATAATCGAAAAGCAGCACAAGGTGATATCAATTGCCTTAGATGTTTGGCGAAAAGCCGACTTGCCTGACAGCCCGACACCGTCAGTCTCTGAGGCAGAATTAGCTTCAGCGAATAAGCGTAATAATCGTGTTAATCAAGACCACCAGGAATTTGAGCGCATTGTTAGTGAGCTTGAAAAGTTTAAAAGTCATGAAGCATTGGATGCTTTATGGAAGCAGCTTGTTGACGACGCATCAAAATTAGGTGTGATAACTGATAATAGGGACTCCGGCAGATTAGAGACACCAGTTTTTGATGATCAGACGTGGTTGAGCCAAGTTAGTGAGGTGCTTTCTGAGCTTTTCAAACAAGCAGCAAACAATCTTAATGAGTTTGAAACACAATATGATCGATTGAAAATTATTACGACCGAAGTAGGAAGTAATGTTGATGCTTTAGATAAAATGCTGATTGAGGCGATCGCTCCGATTGTTGACGATTTCCTTCTAGCTTTGGTGCCTGACTTGTTTGGTAGAGTAGCATTTCGTCATCTTAAATCAGGACCTCAGATCGAAACAAGAAGTAGCCCTGTGAATATGATTTTATCGGAGGGAGAGCAAAGGGCTCTTTCAATTGCAATTTTGTTAGCTATGCATGTTCGATTTGATTGGTGCCGGTGGCGCGGTCTTATCCTTGATGATCTATTTCAATCTACAGATGTAGTTCGCGTGGCGGCTCTTTTAGACGTTTTGGCTGGCCTATCGAGTCATCACAAAAGCCAATTGATTATTACCACGCACGATTTTAATCGCGCGGATTGGACCGCTCGACGTATGATGAAATCTGGGCTTGATGTTGCTCGGTATAACCTGGTTCAGACGTCATCTGGGGGCGTGGAGGCCCAAAAGGTAGTTTTTGAGTAAAGAAGCAGGTTAGTTTCCGTATGGAATTTGAATCGTTTTGGTTGTCCCGCAGTTCGCTGTTTTGTATAAGAGGTGCTAAATGAGTGTAAATAGTGATAAAGACTCAGATTTTAGTAAGTTGGAACATATTAAATCGAAGGCCTTACGCGCTATTGGCGAAATTCTTCCCGTGGAATCGCCTAATAATTATTCAGGTTGGGGCGATCGAACTAACGCTGGTCGTGACTTGCCCCCACAATATCTCGTCTATTTTCTATTAATAAAACTGCTTAGATTTCCATATGTTGGTCGCGATGAAAAGGTAGCGTGGACAGTCCCAATTAAGTTTCAAGAGCGGGTATTTGTTATTGAGCACAGGAAGATGGGGCTGGGGGTTTTTACTCAAGATCCTATAGAGAATAATGAACTTGCTATTAAAATTGTTAAACATATTCATAGGGCCGTGAAAGCTGCGCGCCCGTATTTTGATTGGTTAGCGTCTCAGGCCGTTCAGAATTCTAGTGTTAGTGTGATCAGCAATTCTCCGCAATTATTTGCTCGATATGAGTTTTTATTAGACTCATATCGAGCAAAACGTGAGGAAATGGTTCGTCGCAAGGATGAAGTAATTGTTACGAAGGTTAATACGCCTTATGGGGAGTTAGATGAATTCGATTATCCTCGGTTTCGATTAAAAAAAGAATCCCATTGGTTGGCGCTTTCGGCGGTCGAGGCATTCTTTAGTTGGACTGAGCATGTTTTTGTTCATTTAGCTATTTTGACCGGTAAAATATCGACTGGGCATGAGGTGACTCAGCTGGCCCAGGAATCGTGGGTGGTAAAGTGTAACACTGTTTTAGATCTTTCAAACAAAAGGGATAAGGTTAACTATGATAAGTTGTTGCCTATCCGAAGGGCGCTTAGAAACTTTATTGCTCATGGTGCCTTCGGTAAGGATGGCTCAGCGTTTCTTTTTCATTCAAGTGCCGGTGCGGTCCCTGTAGTTCTCCCTCATCAGCTGGGGAGTCGAAAGTTTAGGGTAGTTAGTGCGACGTATTTTGATGATGAAGCCGCGTTTGACATTATAAATGATTTTATTGCGAATATGTGGAGTGGTGATCGTTCGCCAGCAAGGCTTTATATTGAAGATGGCGGTCGCGATCTCATTTTACCAATGGCAAAAGACGGAACGTATGCTGAAGCTATGCGTTCTGATCATGATATGGCAGAATTTGTCGAAGCGCTTGAATATCAGTCAGATATCGCGGCAAATATGGATTGGTAGTTCGTGAATGAGAGTTGTAAGTGGATACTTCTGAAAAGGTTTTAAATCGTTCAGTAAAAGAACGTGTGGAAAGTGGTTTTACATCGCAGCACCTCCTCCACGAACTCACCCACGAGCTCCGCCGCTCCGGCCTCCTCGTCTGGCTCGACCCACACGCCCATTTCACCTCTTTTGTGGACCGTCTCGCGGAGTAAGTACTCGCCAGAACCCACCGACACACCCACATCCCCGCTGATACGTAAGTACTCGCCAGAGCCCACCGACACACCCACATCCCCGCTGATACCGTGACGGCTCAACTCAGACTTCAACGAGGAGCCCTCATGGACCACCTGATCGCAAAAATCGACGACCTCAAAGCCCGCGCCAAAACTCGCGACACGATGCGCTACCCGCGCGCATTTAAAGATGATGCGGTCGAGCTGGTATCCGAGCTTAGCGAGCAGGGGTGGACGCAG from Lujinxingia sediminis carries:
- a CDS encoding AAA family ATPase; the protein is MNDSTGNKQKGVRLKSVSITGIRGVGSEPIEFSCGSDVTILTGANGLGKSSIVAGIQLSLTNQLRRNGVDLKEKEIRSNEINNDESVSAALEFLDLESEIVRSVWESNNSNEHKWQAEELCKLCYDERVDPAVISNRFLLTHFLPQTWGDQFHHLKQGDRQRMLLEQVRVSDLSLGLDSLKSNRRVGRAIIQLKDKLISSKEAAENRLTSWTRSVNRWNEQKQQLAPLEMSSREGLVSSLQELAKSYNIDSQSEDIRLLCQELNNVISSEKLEIHQSLDKLNDAHLVAQDWEEQVESHSNNSKELGEFNATKGQILDELSKLESLLIRDAKDAAEAFRLAQEQVEQCEYKEKVATQALEKLREANDELTGILSQLRQRHIHINNESFEVCPVCDSEFEIGILEGKISGKLAHNLDSSLSEAESYLKICVSENRAAQNRKIECETRLDRIDSEILTLQWLVGPFSETESISTTKLNDLVSSPRLAEYPIESYITQLRKLREQIKVCHSIIEKQHKVISIALDVWRKADLPDSPTPSVSEAELASANKRNNRVNQDHQEFERIVSELEKFKSHEALDALWKQLVDDASKLGVITDNRDSGRLETPVFDDQTWLSQVSEVLSELFKQAANNLNEFETQYDRLKIITTEVGSNVDALDKMLIEAIAPIVDDFLLALVPDLFGRVAFRHLKSGPQIETRSSPVNMILSEGEQRALSIAILLAMHVRFDWCRWRGLILDDLFQSTDVVRVAALLDVLAGLSSHHKSQLIITTHDFNRADWTARRMMKSGLDVARYNLVQTSSGGVEAQKVVFE